The following proteins are co-located in the Rhodococcus opacus B4 genome:
- a CDS encoding PAS and ANTAR domain-containing protein yields MDSGELLGSNAPPQGGSFRFYLDGERWQWSDPVARMHGYRPGEVTPTTELLLSHKHPDDQPQVAALFDKMIHAGEPFCSKHRIIDTDGRIHHVIVVGDRMFDESGQVTGTSGYYIDVTESLETDPRGYNRALTEAVAELAKSRAVIEQAKGALMLVYGISSERAFGILTWRSQETNTKLRTLAERFVHALAAEATLPDSFRARFDHLLLTAHEHHDHGAGDTGGPSVPTDSPR; encoded by the coding sequence GTGGACAGTGGTGAACTCCTCGGCTCGAATGCACCCCCACAGGGCGGAAGTTTCCGGTTCTACCTCGACGGTGAACGCTGGCAGTGGTCCGACCCCGTCGCCCGGATGCACGGCTACCGACCGGGTGAGGTCACCCCGACCACCGAACTCCTCCTGTCCCACAAACATCCGGACGATCAACCGCAGGTCGCGGCACTGTTCGACAAGATGATCCACGCCGGCGAGCCGTTCTGCAGCAAACACCGCATCATCGACACCGACGGTCGCATCCACCACGTGATCGTGGTCGGCGACCGCATGTTCGACGAGAGCGGTCAGGTCACCGGCACGTCCGGGTACTACATCGACGTAACCGAATCGTTGGAGACCGACCCGCGCGGATACAACCGCGCGCTCACCGAGGCCGTCGCCGAACTCGCCAAGTCGCGGGCGGTGATCGAGCAGGCCAAGGGTGCGCTCATGCTCGTCTACGGCATCTCCTCCGAACGAGCCTTCGGCATCCTGACCTGGCGCTCGCAGGAAACCAACACCAAGCTCCGCACGCTCGCCGAACGCTTCGTGCACGCCCTCGCCGCAGAGGCGACCCTCCCCGACTCGTTCCGCGCCCGATTCGACCACCTGCTCCTGACCGCCCATGAGCACCACGACCACGGGGCGGGAGACACGGGTGGACCGAGCGTTCCGACCGACAGCCCCCGCTAG
- a CDS encoding glutamine synthetase III produces the protein MSGNAVRLQAIKDVEAYVPPAVSFVDDEKPGEIFGQNVFSKTVMQKRLPKSVYKSVIATIEKGKPLDPMVADAVASAMKDWALEKGATHYAHVFYPLTGLTAEKHDSFFDPVGDGSALAEFAGKTLVQGEPDASSFPNGGLRNTFEARGYTGWDVTSPAYVLENPNGNTLCIPTVFVSMTGDALDHKTPLLRSQQAMGVHAERILTLFGHENVENIVSFCGPEQEYFLVDRHFFLARPDLLNSGRTLFGAKPPKGQEFDDHYFGAIPERVLGFMMDTERELFKLGIPAKTRHNEVAPGQFEIAPMFERGNIAADHQQLLMTTLKTIAKKHGMACLFHEKPFDGVNGSGKHVNFSLGNSELGSLLVPGDNPHDNAQFLVFCAAVIRGVHKYGGLLRASVASATNDHRLGANEAPPAIISVFLGDQLAGVFEQIAKGAATSSKGKGTMKIGVDTLPVLPTDPGDRNRTSPFAFTGNRFEFRAPGSMQTVSGPIVTINTIMAESLDYIATELETAVANGTDFDTAVQNLLTEIITNHGDVVFNGDGYSENWQNEAAARGLPNLRTTLDALPELITESAVELFGKYQVFNHREMHSRYEIGLEQYALTIGVEARLTLELGQTSILPAAIRYQTELAQNVAALKAAGVDADLSALEAVSEPLANLRAALAELKSALAAQGESEALSEATHAKDALLPAMAAVRAAADSLEDIVADDLWPLPTYQEMLYVL, from the coding sequence ATGAGTGGGAATGCCGTCCGTCTGCAGGCGATCAAGGACGTCGAGGCCTATGTGCCTCCGGCCGTCAGTTTCGTCGACGACGAGAAGCCGGGCGAGATCTTCGGTCAGAACGTGTTCAGCAAGACCGTGATGCAGAAGCGTCTGCCGAAGTCGGTCTACAAGTCCGTCATCGCCACGATCGAGAAGGGCAAGCCTCTCGACCCGATGGTCGCCGACGCGGTCGCGTCGGCGATGAAGGACTGGGCGCTCGAGAAGGGCGCCACGCACTACGCGCACGTCTTCTACCCCCTCACGGGCCTGACCGCGGAGAAGCACGACAGCTTCTTCGACCCTGTCGGTGACGGGTCGGCGCTCGCCGAATTCGCAGGTAAGACACTCGTGCAGGGCGAACCCGACGCGTCGAGCTTCCCCAACGGCGGGCTCCGCAACACGTTCGAGGCGCGCGGTTACACCGGGTGGGACGTCACCAGCCCGGCGTACGTGCTGGAGAACCCGAACGGCAACACCCTGTGCATTCCGACGGTGTTCGTGTCGATGACCGGCGACGCGCTCGACCACAAGACGCCGCTCCTGCGGTCCCAGCAGGCGATGGGTGTCCATGCGGAACGCATCCTGACGCTCTTCGGCCACGAGAACGTCGAGAACATCGTCTCGTTCTGCGGACCGGAGCAGGAGTACTTCCTCGTCGACCGCCACTTCTTCCTGGCCCGGCCCGACCTGCTCAACTCCGGCCGCACCCTGTTCGGCGCCAAGCCGCCCAAGGGTCAGGAGTTCGACGACCACTACTTCGGCGCCATCCCGGAGCGTGTTCTCGGCTTCATGATGGACACCGAACGTGAGCTGTTCAAGCTCGGTATTCCGGCGAAGACCAGGCACAACGAGGTCGCCCCCGGCCAGTTCGAGATCGCACCGATGTTCGAGCGCGGCAACATCGCGGCCGACCACCAGCAGCTGCTGATGACGACACTCAAGACGATCGCCAAGAAGCACGGCATGGCGTGTCTGTTCCACGAGAAGCCGTTCGACGGTGTCAACGGCTCCGGCAAGCACGTCAACTTCTCGCTCGGTAATTCCGAACTCGGCAGCCTCCTCGTGCCCGGCGACAACCCGCACGACAACGCCCAGTTCCTCGTGTTCTGTGCCGCCGTCATCCGCGGTGTGCACAAGTACGGCGGCCTGCTCCGCGCCTCCGTCGCCTCGGCGACCAACGATCACCGACTCGGCGCGAACGAGGCTCCCCCGGCCATCATCTCCGTCTTCCTCGGAGATCAGCTGGCCGGTGTGTTCGAGCAGATCGCGAAGGGGGCGGCCACCTCGTCGAAGGGGAAGGGCACCATGAAGATCGGTGTCGACACCCTGCCCGTGCTCCCGACCGATCCGGGCGACCGCAACCGCACGAGCCCGTTCGCCTTCACCGGCAACCGGTTCGAATTCCGGGCGCCGGGTTCGATGCAGACCGTCAGCGGTCCCATCGTCACCATCAACACGATCATGGCCGAGTCCCTCGACTACATCGCCACCGAACTCGAGACCGCGGTCGCGAACGGAACCGACTTCGACACAGCAGTGCAGAACCTGCTCACCGAGATCATCACCAACCACGGTGACGTCGTGTTCAACGGGGACGGGTACTCGGAGAACTGGCAGAATGAGGCGGCCGCGCGCGGACTGCCGAACCTGCGCACCACCCTCGACGCGCTGCCCGAACTGATCACCGAATCGGCGGTCGAACTGTTCGGCAAGTACCAGGTGTTCAACCACCGGGAGATGCACTCGCGCTACGAGATCGGTCTCGAGCAGTACGCGCTCACGATCGGTGTGGAAGCACGGCTGACCCTGGAGTTGGGACAGACGTCGATCCTCCCCGCCGCGATTCGCTACCAGACCGAGTTGGCGCAGAACGTCGCGGCGCTGAAGGCGGCCGGCGTGGACGCGGACCTGTCCGCACTCGAGGCCGTGTCGGAACCCCTGGCGAACCTCCGGGCCGCGCTCGCCGAGTTGAAGTCGGCGCTCGCCGCTCAGGGCGAATCGGAGGCATTGTCCGAGGCCACGCATGCCAAGGACGCCCTCCTGCCCGCCATGGCCGCCGTTCGCGCAGCGGCGGACAGCCTCGAGGACATCGTGGCCGACGACCTCTGGCCGCTGCCCACGTACCAGGAGATGCTCTACGTCCTCTGA
- a CDS encoding lipopolysaccharide assembly protein LapA domain-containing protein: MARPFEETPGAGPNVPAGSDNPTSRPGAHDVPPEVARGKGIRHTRTGATWTGLVIGTLVLVLLLVFILQNLDGVVLELFAWEFTVPLGVTLLFAAIAGAVIVALVGSIRILQIRRAATRQRKLIS; this comes from the coding sequence ATGGCACGTCCCTTCGAAGAAACTCCGGGCGCCGGACCGAATGTCCCGGCGGGTAGCGACAACCCGACGTCCCGCCCCGGCGCGCACGATGTACCGCCCGAGGTGGCCCGAGGCAAGGGGATTCGGCACACCCGTACCGGGGCGACCTGGACCGGGCTGGTGATCGGAACTCTCGTCCTCGTCCTGCTGCTCGTCTTCATCCTCCAGAATCTCGACGGCGTCGTTCTGGAGCTGTTCGCCTGGGAGTTCACGGTCCCGCTCGGTGTCACGCTTCTGTTCGCCGCAATCGCCGGCGCGGTGATCGTGGCACTCGTGGGCAGCATCAGGATTCTGCAGATCCGCCGGGCCGCGACTCGGCAGCGGAAGCTGATTTCCTGA
- a CDS encoding GAF and ANTAR domain-containing protein, with product MNTSDTENLSQTMATLARTLSAPRTVDERLRAVTASAVDLIPSKSCAGILLVSKGTKFETVAPTSPLLRKLDSVQEELGQGPCVVAAIKNLVVRSDDLRSDTRWPQFTAAAVDAGILSSISFQLYTAREKMGALNLFAFEPNAFGPEQEAMVEVLAAHAALALTAARTEEQLRSAISSRDIIGQAKGMLMERFAIDAIQAFELLTKLSQETNTRLNVVAQQVIERR from the coding sequence ATGAACACATCGGACACCGAGAACCTCAGTCAGACCATGGCTACGCTCGCACGAACCCTGTCTGCGCCCCGCACGGTCGACGAGCGACTCCGGGCGGTCACGGCCTCCGCGGTCGACCTGATTCCTTCCAAGTCCTGCGCCGGAATCCTCCTCGTATCCAAGGGAACCAAGTTCGAGACGGTGGCACCCACGTCGCCGCTGCTCCGGAAACTCGACTCCGTACAAGAAGAGCTCGGGCAGGGACCATGCGTGGTGGCGGCGATCAAGAATCTCGTCGTCCGCAGCGACGATCTTCGCTCCGATACGCGGTGGCCACAGTTCACCGCAGCCGCTGTCGACGCAGGGATCCTCAGTTCCATTTCCTTCCAGCTGTACACCGCACGGGAAAAGATGGGAGCTCTGAACCTTTTCGCGTTCGAACCCAACGCCTTCGGCCCCGAGCAAGAAGCCATGGTCGAAGTTCTGGCGGCTCATGCGGCGTTGGCATTGACGGCGGCGCGTACCGAAGAACAGCTCCGATCCGCGATTTCCTCCCGTGACATCATCGGGCAAGCCAAGGGCATGCTGATGGAACGGTTCGCCATCGACGCGATTCAAGCTTTCGAACTACTCACCAAGTTGTCTCAGGAAACGAACACGCGACTCAACGTCGTCGCGCAGCAGGTCATCGAACGCAGGTGA
- a CDS encoding catalase: MPKKNPPIPGTPGSGTPAVAEPTEPTEPLPPKSDQQAPALQTATGRPVEGPATARGQQGAHLTTAQGARLYDTDHSLEAGERGPTLLQDHHLREKITHFDHERIPERVVHARGAAAHGVFRGYGSAEPISKAAFLAEDVETPVFVRFSTVLGSRGSADAVRDTRGFATKFYTGEGTFDLVGNNIPVFFIQDGIKFPDIIHAGKPHPDREIPQAQSAHDTFWDFVSLHTEATAHTLWNMSDRGIPRSYRMMEGFGVNTFRMVNAGGDSSLVKFHWKPKLGVHSLVWEEAQIVNGMDPDYHRRDLADAIESGTYPQWELGIQAFPDVPEQMFEGIDLLDPTKFVPEELAPVQPIGLMTLNANPTNFFAETEQVAFHPGHLVPGIDTTDDPLLQARLFSYLDTQISRLGGPNFGQIPINRPHAEVNDMLRDGMHQSGVHPGVAPYRPNSLDAGCPFLAGVDTAFVEVPVPMPETTKLRGAPASYDDHFSQARLFYASLSAVEQAHVAQAYTFELGKCYERAIKERALGVVANIDPGLCATVAEGLGLRIPEPTVAYDIAPTPSPALSQVGAEWPLDGRIIGIVADDESDLSEVGDLVEKIGKNSMVPLVIGPHGGELGSGKNAVPVSRTFLTMRSVEFDAVVVATPTSDPRVLVLLTEAFRHCKAIGGWATGRPLLDEARIPGDAPGIVIADDASALFDGLTALMKFHRAWERTPISV, encoded by the coding sequence GTGCCCAAGAAGAACCCGCCCATTCCCGGCACACCCGGGTCCGGCACCCCGGCGGTCGCCGAGCCCACGGAGCCCACCGAGCCGTTGCCGCCCAAGTCCGACCAGCAGGCGCCCGCACTGCAAACCGCGACCGGGCGACCGGTGGAGGGACCGGCCACGGCGCGTGGCCAGCAGGGAGCACACCTGACGACCGCGCAGGGCGCGCGTCTGTACGACACCGATCACTCCCTCGAGGCCGGTGAGCGAGGACCGACCCTGCTGCAGGACCACCACCTGCGCGAGAAGATCACGCACTTCGATCACGAGCGGATCCCGGAGCGGGTGGTGCACGCACGCGGCGCCGCCGCCCACGGTGTCTTCCGGGGATACGGCTCCGCTGAACCGATCAGCAAGGCGGCGTTCCTCGCCGAGGACGTCGAAACCCCGGTCTTCGTCCGATTCTCCACCGTGCTCGGCTCCCGGGGGTCGGCCGACGCCGTCCGCGACACCCGAGGGTTCGCGACCAAGTTCTACACCGGCGAAGGCACCTTTGACCTGGTGGGCAACAACATTCCCGTGTTCTTCATTCAGGACGGCATCAAGTTTCCCGACATCATCCATGCCGGCAAACCGCACCCGGACCGCGAGATCCCGCAGGCACAGAGTGCGCACGACACCTTCTGGGACTTCGTGTCGCTGCATACCGAAGCCACCGCGCACACGTTGTGGAACATGTCCGATCGAGGCATCCCGCGCTCGTACCGAATGATGGAAGGATTCGGGGTCAACACATTCCGGATGGTGAACGCTGGGGGCGACAGTTCACTCGTGAAATTCCACTGGAAGCCGAAACTGGGTGTGCACTCCCTGGTGTGGGAGGAAGCCCAGATCGTCAACGGCATGGACCCCGACTATCACCGCCGCGACCTCGCCGACGCGATCGAGTCCGGCACCTACCCCCAGTGGGAACTGGGTATCCAGGCGTTCCCCGATGTCCCGGAGCAGATGTTCGAGGGCATCGATCTGCTCGATCCGACCAAATTCGTGCCCGAGGAATTGGCGCCGGTACAACCGATCGGGTTGATGACGCTCAATGCGAATCCGACGAACTTCTTCGCCGAAACCGAGCAGGTGGCATTCCACCCCGGGCACCTCGTCCCGGGGATCGACACCACCGACGACCCGCTGCTTCAGGCGCGGCTGTTCTCATACCTCGACACCCAGATCAGCCGGCTCGGTGGGCCCAACTTCGGGCAGATCCCGATCAATCGACCGCATGCGGAAGTCAACGACATGCTGCGAGACGGCATGCACCAGAGCGGGGTCCATCCCGGGGTTGCACCGTACCGGCCGAACTCCCTCGACGCCGGCTGTCCCTTCCTCGCCGGGGTCGACACGGCATTCGTCGAGGTACCGGTCCCGATGCCCGAAACGACGAAGTTGCGGGGCGCACCCGCCAGCTACGACGACCACTTCTCGCAGGCCCGACTGTTCTACGCCAGCCTCAGCGCCGTCGAGCAGGCACACGTCGCCCAGGCCTACACGTTCGAGCTGGGCAAGTGTTACGAGCGGGCGATCAAGGAGCGCGCCCTCGGGGTCGTCGCGAATATCGACCCCGGCCTGTGCGCGACGGTCGCCGAGGGGCTCGGCCTCCGGATACCGGAGCCGACCGTCGCGTACGACATCGCGCCGACGCCCAGCCCCGCGCTGTCGCAGGTCGGAGCCGAGTGGCCGCTGGACGGTCGGATCATCGGCATCGTCGCCGACGACGAGTCGGATCTGTCCGAGGTGGGCGACCTCGTCGAGAAGATCGGCAAGAACAGCATGGTGCCGCTCGTCATCGGGCCGCACGGCGGCGAACTGGGCTCGGGCAAGAACGCCGTGCCCGTGTCGCGAACATTCCTCACGATGCGGTCGGTGGAGTTCGACGCCGTCGTCGTCGCGACTCCGACGTCGGACCCACGGGTGCTCGTGTTGCTGACGGAAGCATTCCGGCACTGCAAGGCGATCGGGGGATGGGCCACCGGTCGCCCCCTCCTCGACGAGGCCCGCATTCCCGGCGACGCCCCCGGCATCGTGATCGCCGACGACGCGTCTGCACTGTTCGACGGCCTCACGGCGCTGATGAAATTTCATCGCGCCTGGGAACGGACTCCCATTTCCGTGTGA
- a CDS encoding DUF4440 domain-containing protein: MNTKPFGTGIAILALTISVVSCSSDTSSDSEDSCVRASDSELDALFTSWNDALVSGDASRVAALYRPDAILLPTLSVPIADTPEEITEYFVNLIKADPTARMEESFKYSDCNLAYNVGRWVINANGQDVAARVTWVYRYEDGKWLIANHHSSVNPS, translated from the coding sequence ATGAATACCAAACCGTTCGGCACAGGCATTGCGATTCTCGCGTTGACGATCTCGGTGGTTTCATGTTCGTCGGACACGTCCTCCGACAGCGAGGACAGTTGCGTCCGCGCCAGTGACAGCGAGCTGGACGCGCTCTTCACGAGTTGGAACGACGCGCTGGTCTCCGGCGACGCGAGCAGGGTTGCCGCGCTGTACCGGCCGGACGCGATACTGCTGCCGACTCTGTCGGTGCCCATCGCCGACACCCCGGAGGAGATAACGGAATACTTCGTCAACCTGATCAAGGCCGATCCCACGGCCCGGATGGAAGAAAGTTTCAAATACTCGGACTGCAACCTCGCCTACAACGTGGGCCGCTGGGTCATCAACGCCAACGGTCAGGACGTGGCGGCGCGGGTCACGTGGGTGTACCGGTACGAAGACGGAAAGTGGCTGATCGCCAACCACCATTCGTCGGTGAACCCCAGCTGA
- a CDS encoding Gfo/Idh/MocA family protein → MTIENRTEIAVAVAGFGWMGRVHTNAYLRQRHHFPEVPAIRLGAVADEVPGRAEEASAQFGFGAALTDWRDIAADENIDAVSITAPNFLHREIGVAMAEAGKHIWIEKPVGLSSEDAKAVADAVEKAGVQSTVGFNYRHAPAVAMAHDLIASGELGTITHSRFRFLSDYAAHPDGALSWRYENARGGSGVLGDLASHGVDLVRYLLGDIDAVVADTAVFIPQRAVPIGATSGHARATGGELGTVENDDFVSALVRLASGGRVTLDASRVAVGEQNNYGFEIHGTKGAVYWDFRRMNELGTSLGSRYQDQPVTTVWVGPDAGAYARFQPGSASSMSYDDLKVIEGNNFITSIVDGKPRGATIADAVAAAETLDAITASVASGAWVGVR, encoded by the coding sequence TTGACCATCGAAAACCGCACCGAGATCGCAGTAGCCGTAGCCGGATTCGGCTGGATGGGCCGAGTGCACACGAACGCTTATCTACGGCAGCGCCACCACTTCCCGGAAGTCCCGGCGATCCGGCTGGGCGCCGTCGCCGACGAGGTGCCCGGCCGGGCCGAGGAAGCCTCTGCCCAGTTCGGGTTCGGCGCGGCGCTGACGGACTGGCGCGACATCGCCGCCGACGAGAACATCGACGCGGTCAGCATCACCGCACCCAACTTCCTGCACCGCGAGATCGGCGTCGCGATGGCAGAGGCGGGCAAACACATCTGGATCGAGAAGCCGGTCGGGCTGTCGTCGGAGGACGCGAAGGCTGTTGCCGACGCCGTCGAGAAGGCCGGTGTCCAGTCGACCGTCGGGTTCAACTACCGGCACGCTCCTGCCGTCGCGATGGCGCACGATCTCATCGCCTCGGGCGAACTGGGCACCATCACCCATTCACGGTTCCGCTTTCTCAGCGACTACGCCGCCCATCCGGACGGCGCGCTGAGCTGGCGTTACGAGAACGCGCGCGGTGGGTCGGGCGTGCTGGGCGATCTCGCCTCGCACGGCGTCGACCTGGTCAGGTATCTGCTCGGAGACATCGACGCCGTCGTGGCCGATACTGCCGTCTTCATCCCGCAGCGCGCCGTCCCGATCGGGGCCACCAGCGGGCACGCACGCGCGACCGGCGGCGAGCTCGGCACGGTGGAGAACGACGACTTCGTCAGCGCGCTGGTCCGTCTGGCATCGGGCGGACGGGTGACACTGGACGCCAGCCGCGTGGCCGTCGGAGAGCAGAACAACTACGGGTTCGAGATCCACGGCACGAAAGGTGCGGTGTACTGGGACTTCCGCCGGATGAACGAACTCGGCACGAGCCTCGGAAGCAGGTACCAGGACCAGCCGGTCACGACGGTCTGGGTGGGACCCGACGCCGGGGCGTACGCCCGCTTCCAGCCGGGGTCCGCATCCTCGATGAGCTACGACGACCTCAAGGTGATCGAGGGAAACAACTTCATCACGTCGATCGTCGACGGAAAGCCCCGGGGCGCAACGATCGCCGACGCCGTGGCCGCGGCCGAAACCCTCGACGCCATCACCGCATCGGTCGCGTCGGGCGCGTGGGTCGGGGTGCGCTGA
- a CDS encoding guanine deaminase, with translation MATHIHLGHIFHIAGAPKVTEAAAALVSIPDGALVLDDSGRIAFCGDRAEIPSEYESGTVHDHRPGFLLPGFVDTHVHFPQTYAGDSYGGGQLLEWLTLCMFPSEAKFADPEFAQQAAIEFTNRRISAGTTAAMVFGSAFPHAQDALFTETQKAGLRIVSGRGIQTVGDETAQPLMTSEEDAIRLTREEIDKWHGADTGDVDTALLHVAIIPRFSLSVTPETLKNLGELYDEVRDRGVYVHSHLNENNRPGTGEVDSTKETYQVNSYLDTYDGKFLPGSAVGGKSLLGRRTILAHCVHCQDAELERMAETGTSVSHCPISQLFLGSGTMPWKRTVASGVTISVGTDFGGGDEWLIPRVLGDAFKVHITEAGDDGVSMHPAEMLFVGTLGGARALDMENRFGNFDVGKEADFVVVDPSGTPALDRLLRNGFRSADPELARDQTLFALLMGIRETSITEVYVAGKRAQSS, from the coding sequence ATGGCCACGCACATCCACCTCGGACACATCTTCCACATCGCAGGCGCACCGAAAGTGACCGAAGCCGCGGCCGCCCTCGTGTCGATACCCGACGGCGCCCTGGTGCTGGACGACAGTGGGCGAATCGCGTTCTGCGGTGACCGCGCCGAGATCCCGTCCGAATACGAGTCCGGCACCGTGCACGACCACCGGCCCGGGTTTCTGCTGCCCGGGTTCGTCGACACCCACGTCCATTTCCCCCAGACCTACGCCGGTGACTCCTACGGCGGCGGGCAACTTCTGGAGTGGCTGACCCTGTGCATGTTCCCGTCGGAGGCGAAGTTCGCCGACCCGGAGTTCGCGCAGCAGGCGGCCATCGAGTTCACCAACCGGCGCATCTCGGCGGGCACGACCGCCGCCATGGTGTTCGGTTCGGCGTTTCCACATGCACAGGACGCCTTGTTCACCGAGACGCAGAAGGCCGGTCTGCGCATCGTCAGTGGCCGCGGAATTCAGACCGTCGGCGACGAAACCGCTCAGCCGTTGATGACGTCCGAGGAGGACGCCATCCGGCTCACCCGCGAGGAGATCGACAAGTGGCACGGCGCCGACACCGGCGATGTCGACACCGCGCTGCTGCATGTGGCGATCATCCCGCGGTTCTCGCTGTCGGTGACGCCGGAGACGTTGAAGAATCTCGGCGAACTCTACGACGAGGTGCGGGACCGCGGGGTGTACGTGCACTCGCATCTCAACGAGAACAACCGCCCCGGCACCGGCGAGGTCGACTCGACCAAGGAGACGTACCAGGTGAACTCGTACCTGGACACCTACGACGGGAAGTTCCTGCCCGGCTCGGCGGTCGGCGGAAAGAGCCTGCTGGGCCGGCGCACGATCCTCGCGCACTGCGTGCACTGCCAGGACGCCGAGCTCGAGCGGATGGCCGAGACCGGTACGTCGGTCTCACACTGTCCGATCTCGCAGCTGTTCCTGGGATCCGGAACGATGCCGTGGAAGCGCACGGTCGCATCGGGCGTCACCATTTCCGTGGGAACCGATTTCGGCGGCGGCGACGAATGGCTGATTCCGCGGGTGCTCGGCGACGCGTTCAAGGTACACATCACCGAGGCCGGTGACGACGGGGTGTCGATGCATCCCGCCGAGATGCTGTTCGTCGGCACCCTCGGCGGCGCCCGGGCACTGGACATGGAGAACCGGTTCGGCAACTTCGACGTCGGGAAGGAAGCCGACTTCGTCGTCGTCGACCCGTCGGGCACACCGGCGCTCGACCGGTTGCTGCGCAACGGCTTTCGATCCGCGGACCCCGAACTCGCCCGCGATCAGACCCTGTTCGCGCTGCTGATGGGGATCCGCGAGACGTCCATCACCGAGGTGTACGTCGCGGGCAAGCGCGCGCAGTCGTCCTAG
- a CDS encoding flavin monoamine oxidase family protein codes for MTTYEVHEETAEVVVVGAGMSGLTAATTLAPEADVVVLESTDRTGGRVETVRKGDYWINVGTQFTEGTGTLIDALDRHGIEMGSLAGKSVALYLNGGVVDTSNPVALMFRTRMTMMDRIGMAIVGARILAVMPFLESQSRVAQRVRANLDTKLASYLLRGVRSKLAAAVVRSWSAQWMGCEVEETAATQFVTSVGLALADPEKIPNFSLPVGGNQTLTDVLAEDLGDRIRLNSSVHSVRQDGGGVVVDYLDGDRQVRLRAKRAIVTAPADIAERIIPDLTQQHRNAFNDITYGRYVIVGFFTDEVGPQRWDDYFGVSTPQLSFQAMFNHAAAMRTGDDRKPGGALACFAGGAHADALFDLPDEEIVSRYRQDLLAVFPELEGKLGEGIVRKHHRVVPFWAPGRRNSLPTLRDPLGDIYLAGDYQLDLPSLADAATSGERAANAVLASLGRSR; via the coding sequence ATGACCACATACGAAGTGCATGAGGAGACCGCCGAGGTCGTCGTCGTCGGCGCCGGAATGTCGGGGTTGACGGCGGCCACGACGCTGGCGCCGGAGGCCGACGTGGTGGTGCTCGAATCCACCGATCGCACGGGTGGCCGGGTCGAGACCGTCCGGAAGGGCGACTACTGGATCAACGTCGGCACTCAGTTCACCGAGGGCACAGGCACACTGATCGATGCCCTCGACCGGCACGGCATCGAGATGGGCTCGCTCGCGGGCAAGAGCGTCGCGCTGTACCTGAACGGCGGTGTGGTCGACACCTCGAATCCCGTCGCGCTCATGTTCCGCACGCGGATGACCATGATGGACCGGATCGGCATGGCCATCGTCGGTGCCCGCATCCTCGCCGTCATGCCGTTCCTGGAGTCGCAGAGCCGTGTCGCGCAACGGGTTCGCGCCAACCTCGACACCAAGCTGGCGTCGTACCTGCTGAGGGGCGTCCGGTCGAAGCTGGCCGCCGCGGTCGTCCGGTCGTGGTCGGCGCAGTGGATGGGATGCGAGGTGGAGGAGACGGCCGCCACCCAGTTCGTCACGTCGGTCGGTCTCGCGCTGGCCGACCCGGAGAAGATCCCGAACTTCTCGCTGCCGGTGGGTGGCAACCAGACGTTGACCGACGTGCTGGCGGAAGATCTCGGTGACCGGATCCGGCTGAATTCGTCGGTGCACTCCGTGCGGCAGGACGGTGGCGGCGTGGTCGTCGACTACCTCGACGGTGACCGGCAGGTGCGGCTGCGGGCGAAGCGCGCGATCGTGACCGCGCCCGCCGATATCGCCGAGCGGATCATCCCGGACCTCACGCAGCAGCATCGGAATGCGTTCAACGACATCACCTACGGCCGGTACGTGATCGTCGGATTCTTCACCGACGAAGTCGGGCCGCAGCGCTGGGACGACTACTTCGGTGTCTCGACGCCGCAACTGTCGTTCCAGGCGATGTTCAACCACGCCGCGGCGATGCGGACCGGCGACGACCGCAAACCGGGTGGAGCACTGGCCTGTTTCGCAGGCGGCGCCCACGCCGACGCGTTGTTCGACCTTCCGGACGAGGAGATCGTGTCGCGATACCGGCAGGACCTGCTCGCGGTGTTTCCCGAGCTGGAGGGAAAGCTGGGCGAGGGCATCGTGCGGAAGCACCACCGGGTCGTGCCCTTCTGGGCGCCCGGGCGGAGGAATTCGCTTCCGACGCTTCGTGATCCGCTCGGCGACATCTACCTCGCCGGCGACTACCAGCTCGATCTGCCGTCGCTCGCCGACGCGGCCACGTCCGGCGAGCGTGCGGCGAACGCTGTACTGGCGAGCCTGGGACGGTCGCGTTAG